From the Bacillota bacterium genome, one window contains:
- a CDS encoding response regulator transcription factor: MRGKIKIIVADDQQLMREGLQTIIDLEEDLTTLGTAANGREALNLCRQLGPDIVLMDIRMPEMDGVEATRYIAEECPDTKVIILTTFDDDELIIKAMQAGAKTFLLKDLPSEKLFETIRVTHKGNIMLQPEIAAKLVGRAAGSEKIDTAKVTALENDLLTKREKEILSLMADGLNNSDIASKLFLSEGTVKNQVSVIYSKLGTNDRTQAVLLALNKYLI, translated from the coding sequence ATGAGAGGTAAGATAAAAATTATAGTTGCTGATGATCAACAGCTGATGCGGGAAGGTCTGCAGACTATCATTGATCTGGAGGAAGATCTGACTACTCTTGGCACAGCTGCGAATGGCAGGGAAGCGCTTAACTTATGTCGACAGCTAGGGCCGGATATAGTCCTGATGGATATCCGGATGCCCGAAATGGACGGTGTTGAAGCAACCAGGTATATAGCTGAAGAGTGCCCTGATACAAAAGTTATTATCCTGACAACCTTCGATGATGACGAACTGATAATCAAAGCTATGCAGGCCGGGGCAAAAACATTTTTGCTCAAAGATTTACCATCGGAAAAACTTTTTGAAACAATCAGGGTAACTCACAAGGGCAATATAATGCTCCAGCCCGAGATTGCTGCCAAGCTAGTTGGCAGGGCTGCTGGTTCTGAAAAAATTGATACAGCAAAAGTTACTGCATTGGAAAATGATTTATTAACCAAGCGAGAAAAAGAGATACTCAGCTTAATGGCTGATGGATTAAACAACAGTGATATAGCGTCCAAGCTTTTTTTAAGCGAAGGAACTGTGAAAAACCAGGTTAGTGTAATCTACAGCAAACTCGGAACCAACGACCGTACGCAGGCAGTACTGCTGGCCCTGAATAAATACCTGATCTAG
- a CDS encoding sensor histidine kinase translates to MDRKTGLILNLGKYGGYTAVLWVSVITEGISFKGPFLPFLIIFTLDNIRTFYLDNKYPAYSIPSLYIQLLAAYIFIFMDGTSVGGILLIILIAESLLAYKSPTGEYIFIFAITGFIAVSAAGFYWRNTLNWDNMAVIMINALFFLFAYAVSYLARRQTEERERAEAALEQLDRSRADLEKAYLKLMEVSKEREQLAAVEERTRIARELHDTLAHTLTAIIVTLEAGKKLVIREPQKALDELKKSQEQARKGLEEVRLTVKSLRSDPVETLGFPDALKGLIRDYEGSGVSILLNIEDGIELPENVELVIYRIAQESITNGIRHGQASTIKINLQQLERKLLLEIEDNGKGNTELQEGYGLQGIRERAATIGGDVSFTNLQPQGFLVRMLLEDFKV, encoded by the coding sequence ATGGATCGAAAAACTGGCCTGATTTTGAACTTGGGCAAATATGGAGGATACACGGCAGTCCTCTGGGTTTCGGTAATTACTGAAGGGATATCTTTTAAGGGTCCCTTTCTGCCGTTTTTGATTATATTTACACTTGACAATATCAGGACTTTTTACCTTGATAATAAGTATCCAGCATATAGTATCCCCAGTCTATACATACAGCTCCTGGCAGCTTATATCTTTATATTCATGGATGGGACTTCTGTCGGTGGCATTTTACTGATTATTTTAATTGCCGAAAGTCTCCTGGCTTACAAAAGCCCCACGGGAGAATATATTTTTATTTTTGCGATCACCGGGTTCATTGCTGTCAGTGCAGCCGGATTTTACTGGAGGAACACCTTAAATTGGGATAATATGGCAGTAATTATGATCAATGCACTCTTCTTTCTTTTTGCCTATGCTGTCAGCTACCTTGCCAGAAGGCAAACCGAAGAACGGGAGCGAGCTGAAGCAGCCCTGGAACAGCTGGATCGCTCCCGTGCAGACCTTGAGAAAGCATACCTGAAGCTTATGGAAGTGAGCAAAGAACGAGAACAACTTGCTGCTGTTGAAGAAAGGACCCGTATTGCACGGGAGCTTCATGATACTCTGGCTCATACGCTGACGGCGATAATTGTCACCCTTGAGGCAGGGAAGAAGCTGGTAATCCGGGAGCCACAAAAAGCCCTTGATGAGTTGAAGAAAAGCCAGGAGCAGGCCCGAAAGGGACTTGAAGAAGTGCGCCTGACCGTAAAGTCATTACGTTCAGATCCTGTTGAAACGCTGGGCTTCCCAGATGCCCTGAAGGGCTTGATCCGTGATTATGAAGGAAGTGGAGTTTCAATACTGTTAAATATCGAAGACGGAATTGAATTGCCAGAGAATGTTGAACTTGTTATTTACAGAATTGCCCAGGAAAGCATTACGAATGGTATTCGCCACGGACAGGCTTCAACTATAAAGATTAACTTACAGCAACTGGAACGGAAACTACTGCTCGAAATTGAAGATAACGGAAAGGGAAACACAGAGTTGCAAGAAGGATACGGACTGCAGGGAATTCGTGAACGGGCGGCAACAATCGGTGGCGATGTTTCTTTTACGAATTTACAGCCTCAAGGGTTTTTGGTTCGAATGTTACTGGAGGATTTCAAGGTATGA
- a CDS encoding PLDc N-terminal domain-containing protein, producing the protein MSGSTLLIIAIIFVINLVLIAVAITDLMQRKKVKYISKAGWIVIIAVIIFGSVIYLLLGRGQE; encoded by the coding sequence ATGTCCGGTTCCACCCTATTGATCATCGCCATTATATTTGTAATAAATCTGGTGCTGATCGCTGTTGCTATTACCGATCTGATGCAGCGCAAGAAGGTAAAGTATATATCGAAAGCCGGTTGGATCGTGATCATAGCAGTGATCATTTTTGGATCAGTTATTTATCTCCTTCTCGGCCGTGGTCAGGAGTAA